Proteins from a single region of Gordonia hongkongensis:
- the disA gene encoding DNA integrity scanning diadenylate cyclase DisA, which yields MVAEVVRSELTRDTVARVAPGTPLRDGLERILRGGTGALIVLGHDSDVEKICDGGFHLDVEFAPTRLRELAKMDGAVVLSTDGKRIVRANVQLVPDPSIPTEESGTRHRAAERTAIQTGHPVISVSASMSIVSVYVDGARRVVESPDPILSRANVALATLERYKARLDEVISALSRAEIEDYVLLRDAMSTAQRMEMVRRVSAEIEEYVLELGVNGRQVSLQLEELISDNDTMRELLVRDYYASPEPATAEDVRQALEVVENLSDADLLDLTLLAGAFGYPTTIEAQDTAMSPRGYRLLARISRLQFAHVDRLVRSFGTLQALLASSSADLQAVEGIGSIWARHIREGLSRLAETSIERYD from the coding sequence ATGGTTGCCGAGGTGGTCAGATCCGAGCTGACGCGCGACACGGTGGCGCGCGTCGCGCCCGGCACGCCGCTTCGTGACGGCCTCGAACGCATCCTGCGAGGCGGCACCGGCGCCCTCATCGTGCTGGGGCACGACTCCGACGTCGAGAAGATCTGCGACGGCGGTTTCCACCTCGACGTGGAGTTCGCGCCGACGCGACTGCGCGAGCTCGCCAAGATGGACGGCGCAGTCGTGCTCTCCACCGACGGCAAGCGCATCGTGCGGGCCAACGTCCAGCTGGTCCCCGATCCCTCCATCCCGACCGAGGAGTCGGGCACCCGTCACCGCGCGGCGGAGCGGACCGCCATCCAGACCGGGCATCCGGTGATCTCGGTGAGCGCGTCGATGTCGATCGTGAGCGTCTACGTCGACGGCGCCCGCCGGGTCGTCGAGAGCCCGGACCCGATCCTGTCCCGCGCCAACGTCGCGCTGGCCACCCTCGAGCGGTACAAGGCCCGGCTCGACGAGGTGATCTCGGCGCTGTCGCGCGCGGAGATCGAGGACTACGTGCTGCTGCGCGACGCGATGTCGACCGCCCAGCGCATGGAGATGGTCCGTCGTGTGTCGGCCGAGATCGAGGAGTACGTCCTCGAACTCGGTGTGAACGGCCGGCAGGTCAGCCTGCAGCTCGAGGAGCTGATCAGCGACAACGACACCATGCGCGAACTGCTCGTCCGCGACTACTACGCCAGCCCCGAGCCGGCGACCGCCGAGGATGTCCGCCAGGCGCTCGAGGTCGTCGAGAACCTCAGCGACGCAGACCTTCTCGACCTCACCCTGCTCGCCGGGGCCTTCGGGTACCCGACGACGATCGAGGCCCAGGACACGGCGATGAGTCCCCGCGGTTACCGTCTGCTCGCCCGGATCTCGCGGCTGCAGTTCGCCCACGTGGACCGGCTCGTGCGCAGCTTCGGGACCCTACAGGCGCTGCTCGCGAGCTCGTCGGCCGATCTGCAGGCGGTCGAGGGTATCGGCAGCATCTGGGCCCGCCACATCCGTGAGGGACTGTCCCGCCTGGCCGAGACCAGCATCGAGCGCTACGACTGA
- a CDS encoding PaaI family thioesterase, with protein sequence MKSSSFVVPDDLDEVERHPKAAKPGEPVRMHNPTCYGCGPDSPQGLHLVVHAGEGFTVDASMEVETRMEGGPGVIHGGILSTAFDEVMGTIPLLIGPSGVTVHLEVDYIRPIPVGSTLQFTGTLLGRQRRKIFTEAVAHIGNPDEPVASAHAIFVTIDVRKHFAAHVEKSARAEEYKRRMYP encoded by the coding sequence GTGAAGAGCAGCAGTTTCGTGGTGCCCGACGACCTGGACGAGGTGGAACGCCACCCGAAGGCGGCCAAGCCGGGCGAACCCGTCCGCATGCACAACCCGACCTGCTACGGCTGCGGACCGGACTCCCCGCAGGGCCTGCATCTGGTGGTGCATGCGGGTGAGGGGTTCACCGTCGACGCGTCGATGGAGGTCGAGACCCGGATGGAGGGCGGCCCCGGCGTCATCCACGGCGGCATCCTGAGCACCGCGTTCGACGAGGTGATGGGCACGATCCCGCTCCTGATCGGGCCCTCCGGGGTGACGGTGCATCTCGAGGTGGATTACATCCGGCCCATCCCGGTGGGCTCGACGCTGCAGTTCACCGGCACCTTGCTGGGCCGACAGCGCCGCAAAATCTTCACCGAGGCGGTCGCCCACATCGGTAATCCGGACGAGCCGGTGGCCAGCGCACACGCGATCTTCGTGACGATCGATGTGCGGAAGCACTTCGCCGCCCATGTCGAGAAGAGCGCCCGGGCGGAGGAGTACAAACGCCGGATGTACCCCTAG
- a CDS encoding alpha/beta hydrolase — MLRADAGCVWRTPAERAQNLQTCTFDSTALGREATVQIRAADTRERQAGRGIYFLDGLGSNPEFSTWTAEPETVAAYDSVNTLVFPAGGAGEWMTDWEKAPTGQSIPPQWSSFIGVELPKYLQRNFDVPRSGNGIVGVSMSAGPAIVLALDHPTVFKVARSYSGYYPTDNPLGWLGIPAIQRERADIENGRTAMWGDPEAPGNRWAQNDVLSRIGEVARTRQTVIVSSGNGIPTSNELREANQVLQERLAADPGSGPKLVQQAATALALGVALESGAMFSTVALQAVSTRLGLPISFNYRNGGHNWYAWSADANDDAQMIERALLSN, encoded by the coding sequence ATGCTCAGGGCTGACGCGGGTTGCGTCTGGAGAACGCCGGCCGAGCGCGCTCAGAACCTACAGACTTGTACCTTCGACTCGACTGCGCTCGGGCGAGAGGCCACGGTCCAGATCCGAGCCGCAGACACACGAGAGCGCCAGGCAGGGCGCGGAATCTACTTCCTGGACGGATTGGGGTCGAATCCGGAGTTCAGTACGTGGACAGCGGAGCCTGAAACCGTCGCTGCCTACGATTCCGTCAACACTCTCGTCTTTCCGGCCGGTGGTGCAGGTGAGTGGATGACAGACTGGGAGAAAGCGCCCACCGGTCAGTCGATTCCGCCGCAATGGAGCTCGTTCATCGGGGTCGAACTGCCGAAGTATCTGCAGCGGAACTTCGATGTGCCGAGATCGGGCAACGGCATCGTCGGGGTATCGATGTCCGCGGGTCCGGCGATCGTCCTTGCGCTGGACCATCCAACGGTGTTCAAAGTGGCCCGTTCCTACTCCGGCTACTATCCGACTGACAACCCGCTCGGGTGGTTGGGAATACCTGCCATCCAGCGTGAGCGTGCCGACATCGAGAACGGACGCACCGCGATGTGGGGAGACCCTGAGGCGCCGGGTAACCGCTGGGCACAGAACGACGTCCTGTCCCGTATCGGCGAAGTCGCGCGAACTCGCCAGACCGTGATTGTTTCCTCCGGGAACGGAATTCCGACCAGCAATGAACTCCGCGAAGCCAACCAGGTCCTTCAGGAACGATTGGCTGCTGATCCCGGATCGGGTCCGAAGCTCGTGCAGCAGGCGGCAACCGCGCTAGCTCTGGGAGTTGCGCTGGAGTCTGGCGCTATGTTCTCGACGGTGGCCCTCCAGGCCGTATCGACACGTCTCGGACTGCCGATCTCGTTCAACTATCGGAACGGCGGACACAACTGGTATGCGTGGTCGGCGGACGCGAACGATGACGCGCAGATGATCGAACGAGCACTGCTGTCCAACTAG
- the radA gene encoding DNA repair protein RadA gives MARTKTSFRCTACGHQVPKWVGRCPECGEWGTIGEVAGPAPSARSTAAVAPSSPALRITEVDAESSAAIPTGIGELDRVLGRGVVPGSVILLAGEPGVGKSTLLLEAVKHWAAQDRTALYITGEESAGQVRMRAERTGAVHPNVYLAAETDLATILGHVDSVAPSLMIVDSVQTLVASGADGVTGGVTQIRAVTTALVSLAKNRGVAVILVGHVTKEGAVAGPRSLEHLVDVVLAFEGDRHSTLRMVRGVKNRFGAADEVGCFEQRDDGIHQVPDPSGIFLHQRDSDVSGSATLVTMDGKRALVGEVQALANGTEMNIPRRAVSGLDMNRVSMVLAVLQARGGLKQIAKSEVYLSTVGGMRVTEPAADLAIALAVYSTVKNQPIPQSTVVVGEVGLGGEVRRVSAVARRLAEAKRLGFREAIIPAATDEELPTGIRILRVANLGDAVGLRDADPVDAPF, from the coding sequence GTGGCCAGAACCAAGACGTCCTTCCGCTGCACCGCGTGTGGCCATCAGGTGCCCAAGTGGGTGGGCCGCTGCCCCGAGTGCGGCGAATGGGGCACGATCGGCGAGGTGGCCGGGCCGGCACCGTCGGCGCGCTCGACCGCGGCGGTCGCACCGTCGAGCCCCGCTCTGCGCATCACCGAGGTCGACGCCGAATCGTCCGCCGCGATCCCCACGGGCATCGGCGAGCTCGACCGGGTGCTGGGCCGCGGCGTCGTCCCGGGCTCGGTCATCCTGCTGGCCGGTGAGCCCGGCGTCGGCAAGTCGACGCTGCTGCTCGAAGCCGTCAAACACTGGGCGGCACAGGACCGCACCGCGCTCTACATCACCGGTGAGGAATCTGCCGGGCAGGTCCGCATGCGGGCCGAGCGCACCGGCGCGGTGCACCCGAACGTCTACCTGGCCGCCGAGACCGACCTCGCGACGATCCTCGGCCACGTCGACTCCGTCGCGCCGTCACTCATGATCGTCGACTCGGTCCAGACCCTCGTCGCCTCCGGGGCCGACGGCGTCACCGGGGGCGTGACCCAGATCCGGGCGGTGACGACCGCACTGGTCTCGCTCGCCAAGAACCGCGGGGTCGCGGTCATCCTCGTCGGCCACGTCACCAAGGAGGGCGCGGTCGCCGGGCCGCGGTCGCTGGAGCACCTCGTCGACGTCGTACTCGCGTTCGAGGGTGACCGGCACTCGACGCTACGCATGGTCCGCGGTGTCAAGAACCGGTTCGGGGCGGCCGACGAGGTGGGGTGTTTCGAACAGCGCGACGACGGCATCCATCAGGTCCCGGATCCCTCCGGAATCTTTCTGCATCAACGTGATTCGGATGTGAGCGGCAGCGCGACCCTGGTGACCATGGACGGCAAACGCGCACTGGTGGGCGAGGTCCAGGCGCTGGCGAACGGCACCGAGATGAACATTCCGCGCCGGGCGGTCTCCGGCCTGGACATGAACCGCGTCTCGATGGTGCTCGCGGTCCTGCAGGCACGCGGGGGTCTGAAACAGATCGCGAAGAGCGAGGTGTATCTATCCACGGTGGGCGGCATGCGCGTGACCGAGCCGGCCGCCGATCTCGCGATCGCGCTCGCTGTGTACTCCACGGTGAAGAACCAGCCGATCCCGCAGTCGACGGTGGTCGTCGGCGAGGTCGGGCTCGGCGGTGAGGTCCGTCGTGTCTCGGCCGTCGCGCGCCGACTCGCCGAGGCGAAGCGACTCGGCTTCCGGGAGGCGATCATCCCCGCGGCCACCGACGAGGAACTGCCGACGGGCATCCGGATCCTGCGTGTGGCGAACCTCGGCGACGCCGTCGGTCTCCGCGACGCCGATCCGGTGGACGCGCCCTTCTGA